One genomic segment of Chitinibacter sp. FCG-7 includes these proteins:
- the gshB gene encoding glutathione synthase: MNILFVADPLAGFKIYKDSTYAMMREAAGRGHQVWACLADDLRLKNGVVEARAQLIGFTEQQNGHDWYRIDGEEVIVLRDLGAVVMRKDPPFDQQYLYATQLFSLAEAQGAKVFNRGQALRDFNEKLAIFQFSHFIAPTMVSQNMADIRGFVAEHGDVIVKPLDGMGGAGIFRITSNDANLGSILEMLSHNGERLVMAQKYLPAIKDGDKRILLIDGVPVDWCLARIPADGETRGNLAAGGSGVARPLTARDREIAEALGPQLAAQGLLLVGLDVIGDNLTEVNVTSPTCFQEITAQSGINVAGLFIDAIERKVA, from the coding sequence ATGAATATCCTGTTTGTGGCCGACCCACTGGCCGGATTCAAGATTTACAAAGATTCGACCTACGCCATGATGCGCGAGGCGGCGGGCCGGGGGCATCAGGTCTGGGCTTGTCTGGCCGACGATTTGCGGCTGAAAAACGGCGTTGTTGAAGCGCGTGCGCAGTTGATTGGCTTTACCGAACAGCAAAATGGCCACGACTGGTATCGCATTGACGGCGAAGAGGTCATCGTGCTGCGCGATCTGGGCGCGGTGGTGATGCGTAAAGATCCGCCATTTGACCAGCAATATCTGTATGCAACTCAGCTTTTTAGCTTGGCCGAAGCGCAAGGCGCGAAAGTATTCAACCGTGGTCAGGCGCTGCGGGATTTCAATGAAAAGCTGGCGATTTTCCAGTTTTCACACTTTATCGCGCCGACCATGGTGAGCCAGAATATGGCCGATATTCGCGGCTTTGTGGCCGAGCACGGCGATGTAATCGTTAAGCCACTCGACGGCATGGGTGGGGCGGGTATCTTTCGCATCACCAGCAATGACGCCAACTTGGGCAGCATACTGGAGATGCTCAGCCACAATGGCGAACGTCTGGTGATGGCGCAAAAGTATCTGCCAGCCATCAAGGACGGCGATAAGCGCATTTTGCTGATCGACGGTGTGCCCGTTGATTGGTGTCTGGCGCGCATTCCTGCCGATGGTGAAACCCGCGGCAATCTGGCCGCTGGTGGCTCGGGTGTTGCGCGGCCGCTGACTGCAAGAGACAGGGAAATTGCCGAGGCGCTGGGCCCGCAACTGGCCGCGCAAGGTTTGCTACTGGTGGGGCTGGATGTGATTGGTGACAATCTGACCGAGGTGAATGTGACCAGCCCGACGTGTTTTCAGGAAATTACCGCCCAATCCGGGATTAATGTGGCGGGGCTGTTCATCGACGCAATTGAAAGGAAAGTGGCTTGA
- a CDS encoding O-methyltransferase yields MTVQTLPLSDSLRDYFLQMALREPDILRELRESSVDHRVAKMSLAPEQGALLIFLLRLIGAKRYIEVGTFLGYSSIAAALAMGEDSEVIACDVCEEFTVQAQAWWKRAGIEQRTTLYLDRASETLPRLLEAGAAGTFDCMLIDADKPNYPNYYEYALQLVRPRGLIILDNMFLNGRVATPQASHPRSVAILHEFNRQLRDDQRVEHCILPTGDGMTLLFKR; encoded by the coding sequence ATGACCGTTCAAACCCTGCCCCTTTCCGATTCGCTGCGCGATTACTTTTTGCAGATGGCTTTGCGCGAGCCGGATATCTTGCGCGAGCTGCGCGAATCGTCCGTCGATCACCGGGTCGCCAAAATGTCGCTGGCTCCCGAGCAGGGCGCATTGCTGATTTTTCTGCTGCGGCTGATTGGTGCCAAGCGCTATATCGAGGTCGGCACGTTTCTGGGCTATAGCTCGATTGCCGCTGCGCTGGCCATGGGCGAGGACAGTGAAGTGATTGCCTGCGACGTCTGTGAAGAATTCACGGTACAGGCGCAGGCCTGGTGGAAGCGCGCTGGGATCGAGCAGCGCACCACGCTCTATCTCGATCGCGCCAGCGAAACCTTGCCACGCTTGCTCGAAGCAGGTGCCGCCGGGACTTTTGACTGCATGCTGATCGACGCCGACAAGCCCAACTATCCCAATTATTACGAATACGCGCTGCAACTGGTGCGCCCGCGCGGGCTGATTATTCTGGACAATATGTTTCTGAATGGCCGCGTCGCCACGCCGCAAGCCAGCCACCCGCGCAGCGTCGCCATCCTGCACGAATTCAACCGCCAGCTGCGCGACGATCAGCGTGTCGAACACTGCATCCTGCCCACGGGTGATGGCATGACTTTATTGTTTAAGCGCTAG
- the gshA gene encoding glutamate--cysteine ligase, whose product MSVPHLTTALTGPLLELERKILAAQPEIEHWFRNQWQEHTPPFYGSVDLRNAAYKLAPVDMNLFPGGFNNLNPDFHPLAVQAAMMALEGYCPDARRILLIPENHTRNLFYLQNVAALAKILRQAGMVVRIGSMNPEITEPTELDLPDGSKMLQEPVVRAGNRVGLGADLSEFDPCVVLLNNDLSAGIPDLLKNIEQTLLPPLHAGWAVRRKTGHFAAYDRVVADFAKIIDIDPWLINPYFEHVDGLDFHAREGEEKLAATIDAMIKKIAAKYAEYSIDQTPFVIVKANAGTYGMGIMSVKSGEELIGLNRKQRNKMSVIKEGVTVHDVIVQEGVPTFETIDDGVAEPVVYMLDRFVIGGFYRVHTDRGIDENLNAPGMHFKPLAFATPLSTPDCDGSPDCEANRFYAYGVVARLALLAGSLELESDPFEGSL is encoded by the coding sequence ATGAGCGTGCCACACCTCACTACTGCATTAACCGGCCCTTTACTGGAGCTGGAACGCAAAATCCTCGCCGCGCAACCGGAAATCGAACACTGGTTCCGCAATCAGTGGCAGGAACACACGCCACCGTTTTATGGCTCGGTCGATTTGCGCAATGCAGCGTACAAACTGGCGCCGGTCGATATGAATTTGTTCCCGGGCGGGTTTAATAATCTGAACCCGGATTTTCACCCGCTGGCGGTGCAGGCGGCGATGATGGCGCTTGAGGGTTACTGTCCGGACGCTCGGCGCATTTTGCTGATCCCGGAAAACCACACCCGCAATTTGTTCTACCTGCAAAACGTCGCCGCGCTGGCCAAAATTCTGCGTCAGGCCGGCATGGTGGTGCGCATCGGCAGCATGAATCCCGAAATCACCGAGCCCACCGAGCTGGATCTGCCTGATGGCAGCAAAATGCTGCAAGAACCGGTGGTTCGCGCTGGCAATCGCGTCGGTTTGGGCGCTGATCTGAGCGAGTTCGACCCTTGTGTCGTGCTGCTGAATAATGATCTGTCTGCGGGCATTCCCGATTTACTGAAAAATATCGAGCAAACCTTATTGCCGCCGCTGCACGCGGGTTGGGCGGTGCGGCGCAAAACCGGGCATTTTGCCGCCTACGATAGAGTGGTCGCCGATTTTGCCAAGATTATTGATATTGACCCATGGCTGATCAACCCGTATTTCGAACACGTTGACGGGCTGGATTTTCACGCGCGCGAAGGCGAAGAAAAGCTCGCGGCGACGATTGATGCGATGATCAAAAAAATCGCCGCCAAATACGCCGAATACAGCATTGACCAAACGCCATTCGTGATCGTTAAAGCCAATGCCGGCACCTACGGCATGGGCATTATGAGCGTTAAATCGGGCGAAGAACTCATCGGGCTGAACCGCAAGCAGCGCAATAAAATGTCGGTGATCAAGGAAGGAGTGACCGTCCACGATGTGATTGTGCAGGAAGGCGTACCGACCTTTGAAACCATCGATGACGGCGTGGCCGAGCCGGTGGTGTATATGCTGGATCGCTTTGTGATCGGTGGCTTTTACCGCGTGCACACCGACCGTGGTATTGACGAAAATCTGAATGCGCCGGGCATGCACTTCAAACCGCTGGCTTTTGCGACGCCACTTTCCACGCCCGATTGCGATGGCTCGCCCGATTGTGAAGCAAATCGTTTCTATGCGTATGGCGTTGTGGCACGCTTGGCTTTATTGGCCGGCTCGCTGGAGCTGGAGTCTGATCCATTTGAGGGCAGCCTGTAA
- the ptsP gene encoding phosphoenolpyruvate--protein phosphotransferase — translation MSISLHGLGVGGGIAIGHAHLVSHADIEILHYPVPAEGLAAELQRFDDAIRNTRKELEMLWGSIPDNAPAELGAFLSLHIMLLNDHTLSKEPRHIIETQRCNAEWAVKLQLDVLLAQFDEIEEEYLRERRTDVIQVTERIFKALAGHEHGAHAPVCDGDDCILVAHDLSPADMVLFKDTSYKAFITDVGGLTSHTAILARSLDLPSVLALRNAREIIREQELIIVDGIKGCVIVDPDPAILAEYQFRQNEWLLKQAKLQDIRTQAAVTLDGTAIELSANIELPDDCDLALENSASGIGLFRSEFLFLKENDLPTEEEQFEAYREVAQAMQGKPVVIRTIDLGKDKIPSWQIEREAPNPALGLTGIRLCMAEPQMFRTQLRALLRASAFGKIKLLIPMLSALSEVKQTRLHLEDIKAQLREEGIAFDEHIELGGMIEVPAAAMAVGAFLNHLDFISIGTNDLIQYSLAVDRNDDAVSHLYDPLNPGVLHFLKHIISTADKLGKPVSMCGEMAGDPSLTRLLLGLGLRRFSMLPIQLLKVKQQLLTGDIGRIKPLVSKMLKADDEDQLRALLQQLNQ, via the coding sequence ATGAGTATTAGCCTGCACGGTTTAGGGGTCGGTGGCGGTATTGCCATCGGCCACGCCCATTTGGTATCGCACGCCGATATTGAAATACTTCATTATCCTGTTCCCGCTGAAGGCTTGGCCGCCGAGCTGCAACGTTTTGACGATGCCATCCGCAATACCCGCAAAGAGCTGGAAATGCTCTGGGGCAGTATTCCTGACAATGCGCCAGCCGAGCTGGGCGCCTTCTTGAGCCTGCATATCATGCTGCTCAACGACCACACGCTCTCGAAAGAGCCGCGCCATATTATCGAAACACAGCGCTGCAACGCTGAATGGGCGGTGAAGCTGCAGCTGGATGTGCTGCTGGCCCAGTTTGACGAAATTGAAGAGGAATACCTGCGCGAACGTCGCACCGACGTGATTCAGGTGACCGAGCGGATTTTCAAGGCATTGGCCGGGCATGAACACGGTGCGCACGCGCCGGTTTGCGATGGCGACGATTGCATTCTGGTCGCGCACGATCTGTCTCCGGCCGATATGGTGCTGTTCAAGGACACCAGTTACAAAGCCTTTATCACCGATGTGGGTGGGCTGACTTCGCATACGGCCATTCTGGCGCGCAGTCTGGACTTGCCCTCTGTGCTGGCGCTGCGCAATGCACGCGAGATTATCCGCGAGCAAGAGCTGATTATTGTCGACGGCATCAAAGGCTGCGTGATTGTCGATCCTGATCCGGCGATTCTGGCCGAGTATCAGTTCCGGCAAAATGAATGGCTGCTCAAGCAAGCCAAATTGCAGGATATTCGTACTCAGGCCGCAGTCACACTTGATGGCACGGCGATCGAGCTGAGTGCCAATATCGAATTGCCCGACGATTGTGATCTGGCGCTGGAAAATAGCGCCAGCGGCATTGGCCTGTTCCGTTCGGAGTTTTTATTTCTGAAAGAAAACGATCTGCCGACCGAAGAAGAGCAGTTTGAAGCCTATCGCGAAGTGGCTCAGGCCATGCAGGGCAAACCGGTGGTCATTCGGACTATCGATCTGGGTAAAGACAAAATCCCGTCCTGGCAAATCGAACGCGAAGCGCCCAACCCGGCGCTAGGGCTGACCGGTATCCGGCTATGCATGGCCGAGCCACAAATGTTCCGCACGCAACTGCGTGCGCTATTGCGGGCGTCGGCCTTTGGCAAAATCAAGCTGTTGATTCCAATGCTGTCGGCCCTGAGTGAAGTCAAGCAGACCCGGCTTCATCTGGAAGACATCAAGGCCCAATTGCGCGAAGAGGGCATTGCCTTTGACGAGCATATCGAGCTGGGCGGCATGATTGAAGTGCCTGCCGCGGCCATGGCGGTTGGGGCTTTTCTGAACCATCTGGATTTTATCTCGATTGGTACCAATGACTTGATCCAGTATTCGCTGGCCGTAGACCGCAATGATGATGCGGTTAGCCATCTGTATGATCCGCTCAACCCCGGCGTGCTGCATTTTCTCAAACACATCATCAGCACCGCCGACAAACTGGGCAAACCGGTGTCGATGTGCGGTGAAATGGCTGGCGACCCGAGCCTGACCCGATTACTGCTGGGGCTTGGCTTGCGCCGCTTCTCGATGTTGCCCATCCAGCTATTGAAAGTAAAACAGCAGTTGCTCACCGGCGATATTGGCCGGATCAAGCCGCTGGTGAGCAAAATGCTCAAAGCCGACGATGAAGATCAATTGCGGGCGCTATTGCAGCAGTTGAATCAATAA
- a CDS encoding PTS sugar transporter subunit IIA, with protein sequence MVGIIIVTHYSMGEALMTCAQHIMGRPLPNLGQLAVSKADDPDEVLSRAQALIQELDDGSGVLLLTDIYGGTPSNVANRLICAGRIEAVAGVNLPMLVRALSYSHQSLEIAVSKAITGGLEGVLYMLPGNPS encoded by the coding sequence ATGGTAGGCATAATCATAGTCACCCACTATTCCATGGGTGAGGCTTTGATGACATGTGCGCAGCACATCATGGGGCGTCCATTGCCCAATCTGGGGCAACTGGCCGTCAGCAAGGCCGACGACCCCGACGAGGTATTGAGTCGGGCGCAAGCATTAATCCAGGAGCTGGACGATGGCTCGGGCGTGTTGCTGCTGACCGATATTTACGGTGGTACGCCATCGAATGTGGCTAATCGCCTGATTTGTGCCGGACGCATTGAAGCGGTCGCCGGGGTCAATCTGCCCATGCTGGTGCGCGCACTGTCGTATAGCCATCAATCACTTGAAATTGCAGTGAGTAAGGCGATTACAGGTGGGCTTGAAGGTGTTTTGTATATGTTACCCGGCAATCCGTCGTAA
- a CDS encoding HPr family phosphocarrier protein, whose translation MPQQEVEIVNKLGLHARASSKFTQLASQYQCEVWVSRNQKRVNAKSIMGVMMLAAGKGSKIVIDTSNAPDEQVALDALVALVADKFGEGE comes from the coding sequence ATGCCGCAACAAGAAGTTGAAATCGTCAATAAACTGGGCTTGCATGCCAGGGCTTCGAGCAAATTTACCCAGCTGGCCAGCCAATATCAGTGTGAAGTGTGGGTGAGCCGCAATCAGAAGCGTGTGAATGCCAAATCGATCATGGGCGTGATGATGCTGGCCGCAGGCAAGGGCAGCAAAATCGTGATCGATACCAGCAATGCACCCGACGAGCAGGTTGCGCTTGATGCGCTGGTCGCGCTGGTGGCCGACAAATTTGGCGAAGGCGAATAA
- a CDS encoding FAD:protein FMN transferase — MSRFFSVQISRGLVLAAAFLLTACGKSELYQQESYVFGTRVQISIYGLDEAVAAKHAGAVLAELDRLHRKLHAWQPSEITRLNAAIQRGELTTADIELIEMLKAAQSYAQQSDQLFNPAVGGLVELWGFHRDTFAPVIPDAQSLAKLLAAQPSMAQLRIDQASISSDNPAVQIDLGGFAKGWALDHAASYLRQQRVLNALINIGGNVLALGKKDQEPWTVGLQHPRQPEAMATIALKSGEAIGTSGDYQRYFMQGGRRHSHLIDPRTGLSAQGIQAVSVIAPPSQSAGTISDVATKPMLIGGLGTSWMYAQRFGIRDALVIDEKGDAYISSSLQARIKWLKKPPHVYRLR; from the coding sequence TTGAGTCGCTTTTTTTCCGTTCAGATCAGCCGCGGTCTTGTTCTAGCCGCGGCTTTTTTGCTCACGGCGTGCGGAAAAAGCGAGCTGTATCAGCAGGAAAGCTATGTCTTTGGTACGCGGGTGCAGATCAGTATTTATGGGCTGGACGAAGCGGTGGCGGCCAAGCACGCTGGTGCTGTGCTCGCCGAACTCGATCGCTTGCATCGCAAATTGCACGCGTGGCAGCCGTCGGAAATTACCCGCTTGAACGCGGCCATCCAACGCGGCGAGCTGACTACGGCCGATATTGAGCTGATCGAGATGCTCAAGGCCGCACAAAGCTATGCCCAGCAAAGCGATCAGCTATTTAATCCGGCGGTGGGGGGGCTGGTCGAGCTATGGGGCTTTCATCGCGATACATTTGCGCCTGTCATACCCGATGCACAATCGCTCGCTAAACTGCTGGCGGCACAACCGAGCATGGCGCAGCTGCGCATCGATCAGGCCAGCATCAGCTCGGATAATCCGGCGGTGCAGATTGATCTGGGCGGCTTTGCCAAAGGCTGGGCGCTGGATCATGCGGCCAGCTATTTGCGCCAGCAAAGGGTGCTCAATGCGCTGATCAATATTGGCGGCAATGTGCTGGCGCTGGGCAAGAAAGATCAGGAGCCTTGGACAGTGGGCTTGCAGCATCCGCGCCAACCCGAGGCGATGGCAACGATTGCGCTTAAAAGCGGTGAGGCCATTGGCACTTCGGGTGACTATCAGCGTTATTTCATGCAGGGTGGCCGTCGCCACAGCCATCTGATCGATCCGCGTACGGGGCTCAGCGCCCAAGGCATACAGGCCGTGAGCGTGATTGCGCCACCCAGCCAGTCGGCGGGCACGATTTCCGACGTGGCGACCAAGCCGATGCTGATTGGTGGTTTGGGGACGAGCTGGATGTATGCGCAGCGCTTTGGCATTCGAGATGCGCTGGTGATCGACGAAAAGGGCGATGCGTATATTTCATCAAGCCTGCAGGCGCGGATCAAATGGCTGAAAAAGCCGCCCCACGTTTATCGTTTGCGCTAA
- a CDS encoding tetratricopeptide repeat protein, with protein sequence MSEALRAQAQTIASQLQDEPAQAESAAQALLQQAKLQSDHELLAHAYRLLARSQHLQGKIGEAIRTLQAAIRFLQRHKLNQPIMQAYDELGSLLYEQLDYYAALDAWLKSLEIATVLQSSHGCIRAYLGVGKVHFAFGDYRKATHFYQMAQSLSQPLQDARLDCEVALNLAASAYRLGEYDKAQAALGQVSQHLLEDLSQPAWEADVLTYNGLLHLHFARYSVAQELLSQAYQLYRKHRLIGGQGQVMIALARCFTALAQADLAEECLLEAARLSAEHQLLSLGVESHTSLAQLYLEQGQHQSALQHRKFLHALLAGQHQEQGFPLQMSSHARMRLRKIERELETRKIRLRLLALR encoded by the coding sequence ATGAGTGAGGCGCTCCGGGCACAGGCACAAACGATAGCCAGCCAGCTGCAGGATGAACCCGCACAGGCCGAATCAGCCGCGCAAGCTTTGTTGCAACAGGCCAAATTACAATCCGATCATGAGCTGCTTGCCCATGCCTACCGTTTGCTGGCGCGCAGCCAGCATCTGCAGGGCAAAATCGGCGAGGCGATTCGCACTTTGCAGGCGGCGATCCGTTTTCTGCAACGGCACAAGCTGAATCAGCCCATTATGCAGGCCTACGACGAGCTGGGTAGCCTGCTGTATGAACAACTGGATTACTACGCTGCGCTCGATGCCTGGCTTAAATCGCTGGAAATCGCGACCGTCTTGCAGAGCTCGCACGGCTGTATCCGCGCGTATCTGGGGGTGGGCAAAGTTCATTTTGCCTTTGGCGACTACCGCAAAGCGACCCATTTTTACCAGATGGCGCAGAGCCTGAGCCAGCCGCTGCAGGATGCCCGGCTCGATTGCGAAGTGGCGCTTAATCTGGCAGCCAGCGCGTATCGGCTGGGCGAGTATGACAAGGCGCAGGCGGCGCTGGGGCAAGTTTCGCAGCATTTGCTGGAAGACTTGAGCCAACCGGCCTGGGAGGCCGATGTGCTGACCTACAATGGCCTGCTCCATCTGCATTTTGCCCGCTATAGCGTGGCGCAGGAATTGTTAAGCCAGGCTTATCAGCTATACCGCAAGCATCGCCTGATTGGTGGGCAAGGGCAGGTGATGATTGCGCTGGCGCGCTGTTTTACCGCGCTGGCGCAAGCCGATCTGGCCGAGGAATGTTTGCTGGAAGCTGCCCGGCTCAGCGCCGAGCATCAGCTGTTGTCGCTCGGTGTGGAGTCGCACACCTCGCTGGCGCAGCTCTATCTGGAGCAGGGGCAGCATCAGTCGGCCTTGCAGCACCGCAAATTTCTGCACGCCTTGCTGGCTGGCCAGCATCAGGAGCAGGGCTTCCCCTTGCAGATGTCCAGCCATGCCCGCATGCGCTTGCGCAAAATCGAGCGCGAGCTGGAAACCCGCAAAATCCGTCTGCGCCTGCTGGCATTGCGCTGA
- a CDS encoding tetratricopeptide repeat-containing diguanylate cyclase: MLASDLRQFLPPQCCVPDDISRCLQQGRHLFASHCESSLILAQAALDSACTLEHSALQAEALILLGQSQQVLQQTDVALASFQRALVLGKRLESCAIQSVACEGLALCYQNLRQNPKALQAWLNALELGLQSGEPVRYIQAYLGIGSLYFQHENYEQACYYQAQAVEWSQLQDDRDLQAKARLHLAATLIKMNDYSLAEQLLQQTENILLLPVRLSWQAEINHYLGLIQMARQDWPRAEHYFQAAHALNVTTASRWGQTQSLISLGQLSALKGDLQAAIVHLQDALQLAEQQADDHLRQQIHAELSALYEAQGDYVRATAHHIEFHQFYLQLLKQNTSDQLDALSSRRLKQAEIKLQLLRSELEVKQLMQQRSLEHERMQQLENAAFHDALTGAFNRHALDEQLPVLLQQARQDGSTLCLIMIDFDHFKQVNDGYSHQVGDEVLKTGIRLLLALTRETDLLARFGGEEFVLILPRKNAQLARRVAERMRQEIEQFDWAALAPGLAVTISLGCAQWHSGMGIDDLMAAADQALYQAKHAGRNQVCLAPVPPTGAAQ; this comes from the coding sequence ATGCTTGCGTCCGATTTACGCCAGTTTCTACCGCCCCAGTGCTGCGTGCCCGACGATATTTCCCGTTGTCTGCAGCAAGGTCGGCATTTGTTTGCCTCGCATTGCGAGTCATCGCTGATCCTGGCTCAGGCTGCGCTCGATAGTGCCTGTACGCTGGAGCACTCGGCCTTGCAAGCCGAGGCGCTGATCCTGCTGGGGCAATCGCAGCAGGTGCTGCAGCAAACCGATGTGGCGCTGGCGTCTTTTCAGCGTGCGCTGGTGCTGGGCAAGCGGCTTGAGTCTTGCGCAATTCAAAGTGTCGCCTGCGAAGGTCTGGCGCTGTGCTACCAGAATCTGCGCCAAAATCCCAAGGCACTGCAGGCCTGGCTTAATGCACTGGAACTGGGTTTGCAATCGGGCGAGCCGGTGCGCTATATCCAGGCCTATCTGGGGATTGGTAGCCTGTATTTCCAGCACGAAAATTACGAACAGGCCTGTTATTACCAAGCACAGGCCGTTGAATGGTCTCAGCTGCAGGATGATCGTGATCTGCAAGCCAAGGCTAGACTGCATCTGGCCGCAACGCTGATCAAGATGAACGATTACAGCCTAGCTGAACAATTATTGCAGCAGACCGAAAACATCCTGCTGCTGCCGGTTCGGCTGTCCTGGCAGGCTGAAATCAATCACTATCTGGGCCTGATCCAGATGGCACGGCAGGATTGGCCGCGAGCAGAGCATTACTTTCAGGCCGCACATGCACTGAATGTCACCACCGCCTCGCGCTGGGGGCAAACCCAAAGCCTGATCAGTCTGGGGCAGCTGAGTGCACTCAAAGGTGATTTGCAGGCCGCGATTGTTCACCTGCAAGACGCTTTGCAGCTGGCCGAGCAGCAGGCGGACGATCATCTGCGCCAGCAGATCCACGCCGAGCTATCGGCCTTGTACGAAGCGCAGGGCGACTATGTGCGTGCCACTGCACACCATATCGAGTTTCATCAGTTTTATTTGCAATTGCTCAAGCAAAATACCTCGGATCAGCTCGATGCCCTGTCGTCGCGGCGCTTGAAACAGGCTGAAATCAAGCTGCAACTGTTGCGCAGCGAGCTGGAAGTCAAACAGCTGATGCAACAACGCAGCCTCGAGCATGAAAGAATGCAGCAGTTGGAAAACGCGGCTTTTCACGATGCGCTGACCGGTGCTTTTAATCGCCATGCGCTCGACGAGCAATTGCCTGTGTTGCTGCAGCAAGCGCGGCAGGATGGCTCGACCTTGTGCCTGATCATGATTGACTTTGATCATTTCAAGCAGGTCAACGATGGCTATTCGCATCAGGTGGGCGATGAGGTGCTCAAAACCGGTATCCGGCTATTGCTCGCGCTGACGCGTGAAACCGATTTGCTGGCGCGTTTTGGCGGCGAAGAGTTTGTCCTGATTTTGCCACGCAAAAATGCACAGCTGGCGCGCCGGGTGGCCGAGCGCATGCGTCAGGAAATCGAGCAGTTTGACTGGGCCGCGCTCGCCCCCGGTCTGGCGGTGACTATCAGTCTGGGCTGCGCCCAATGGCATTCCGGGATGGGGATTGATGATTTGATGGCCGCCGCCGACCAGGCGCTCTATCAAGCCAAACATGCGGGGCGCAATCAGGTGTGCCTAGCGCCAGTTCCGCCAACAGGAGCAGCGCAATGA